From the Bacillota bacterium genome, one window contains:
- a CDS encoding formylmethanofuran dehydrogenase subunit C yields MEAALAMPVLARQPTVLLLKREPRVPVEAETLNPAGLASKTRHEMERTPIVVGNAPEPAGDYFEVHPGEPGHVVLEGDLTRFKGIGAGMEGGTLWVRGRVGANAGSGMRSGLLAVEGDAGDWLGAQMTGGRILVAGNAGNYVGAGYRGYRSGMKGGTILVAGSVRHWAGARMRRGLIAVGRDGGDLLGHGMLAGTLLVCGKAGLRAGGMMRRGSIILLQDTDLLPSFRYDCQFEPPFWPLLCRSLEAEGFNLPKSLQAGIFSRYSGDINELGKGEILVWSGHG; encoded by the coding sequence ATGGAGGCAGCATTGGCTATGCCGGTCCTGGCTCGCCAGCCCACGGTCCTGCTGTTGAAGCGGGAGCCCAGGGTTCCTGTGGAGGCCGAAACACTTAACCCAGCAGGCCTGGCATCGAAGACCAGGCACGAGATGGAGAGAACCCCCATAGTCGTGGGCAATGCCCCCGAGCCAGCAGGAGACTACTTTGAGGTTCACCCAGGAGAGCCGGGACACGTGGTGCTGGAGGGAGACCTTACCCGGTTCAAGGGGATTGGCGCCGGCATGGAGGGCGGGACGCTCTGGGTACGTGGACGCGTTGGGGCCAACGCTGGCAGCGGCATGCGTTCCGGGCTCCTTGCCGTGGAGGGCGACGCTGGCGACTGGCTTGGCGCCCAGATGACCGGGGGCAGGATACTCGTTGCCGGTAACGCCGGGAACTATGTAGGCGCGGGCTACCGGGGGTACCGCTCAGGCATGAAGGGCGGGACCATACTGGTTGCCGGGAGCGTTCGTCATTGGGCAGGGGCCCGTATGAGGCGCGGGCTCATAGCAGTGGGGAGGGACGGCGGGGACCTTCTCGGCCACGGCATGCTGGCGGGCACTCTCCTGGTGTGCGGTAAGGCCGGCCTAAGGGCTGGCGGCATGATGAGGCGGGGAAGCATCATCCTACTGCAGGATACGGACCTGCTTCCCAGCTTCAGGTACGATTGCCAGTTCGAACCGCCGTTCTGGCCGCTCCTGTGCCGGAGCCTCGAGGCGGAGGGGTTCAACCTGCCCAAGTCGCTCCAGGCGGGGATCTTCTCGCGGTACAGTGGGGACATAAATGAACTTGGGAAAGGGGAAATCCTGGTATGGAGTGGCCACGGCTGA